The proteins below come from a single Campylobacter sp. CCUG 57310 genomic window:
- a CDS encoding ATP-dependent helicase, which translates to MEKFLKSLNDEQREAATHLDGAMLILAGAGSGKTKTITTRLAYLISEVGIDPANTLTLTFTNKAANEMRTRAINMLGENSKNLTPLLCTFHKFGLLFLKFYIDNLNRKNSFVIIDTDDKKRILKSFESQIPTPALSSEISNFKNSLLSVEDVFANLSLYSDASKNKDGYYLKIANSYKQYEEYLSSNNLVDFDDLLCLTYKILDQNEGLADEISKRYRYIMVDEYQDTNDLQYKLLRKLCKTHENICVVGDDDQSIYGWRGAKIENILNFKDQFKNTKIVRLEHNYRSTSAILKAANELIDHNRNRLGKKLVSTKEAGEEIVFLESNDESMEASKIAKHIKDLLNKGVDASDIAVLYRINALSRSLEEGLNKEKIPYKMVGGVKFYERAEVKDVISYLRLITNENDDFSIKRIINRPKRGLGKVSLAKIEKIAYENKISIFEAILNLDEKDEAFSKKIVSALNEFVLNLKDLKECASLYELIDKLEAKFGIKKYYESLPDGAERVANIDEFYAMIKDQIKQNPNFELEEFLNELTLQSEQDGISEDAISIMSIHASKGLEFDHLFVIGLEEGFFPLIGEGSDIEEERRLAYVAITRAKKTLTLSCVNSRFYKGQRTRLERSRFLNEAGVCSGSIIIQTQTSNEYKKGDLVKHKIFGIGRVTGVSKVKKELKLSINFGGIERDIMSSFVEKVV; encoded by the coding sequence ATGGAAAAATTTTTAAAATCTTTAAATGATGAACAAAGAGAAGCGGCAACTCATTTAGACGGCGCTATGCTTATACTTGCAGGCGCAGGAAGCGGCAAAACAAAAACGATAACCACTCGCCTTGCCTATCTTATAAGCGAAGTAGGTATAGATCCTGCAAATACGCTTACTCTTACTTTTACAAATAAAGCTGCAAACGAAATGCGAACAAGAGCCATAAATATGCTTGGCGAAAACAGTAAAAATTTAACTCCCCTGCTTTGCACCTTTCATAAATTCGGGCTTTTGTTCTTAAAATTTTATATAGATAATCTTAATCGCAAAAATAGCTTCGTAATAATAGATACCGATGATAAAAAAAGAATTTTAAAAAGCTTTGAAAGCCAAATTCCAACCCCTGCCCTATCAAGCGAAATTTCAAATTTTAAAAACTCTCTTTTAAGCGTTGAGGATGTATTTGCAAATTTAAGCCTTTATAGCGACGCATCTAAAAACAAAGACGGATACTATCTTAAGATCGCAAATTCATACAAGCAATACGAAGAGTATCTAAGCTCAAACAATCTTGTTGATTTTGACGATTTACTCTGCCTAACCTATAAAATTTTAGATCAAAACGAAGGCTTGGCTGACGAAATTTCCAAAAGATACCGCTATATAATGGTAGATGAGTACCAAGATACAAACGATTTGCAGTATAAGCTACTTCGCAAGTTGTGCAAGACTCACGAGAATATCTGCGTAGTAGGCGATGACGATCAAAGCATCTATGGTTGGCGAGGCGCAAAGATAGAAAATATCTTAAATTTCAAAGATCAATTTAAAAACACGAAAATAGTAAGACTAGAGCACAACTACCGCTCGACAAGTGCGATTTTAAAAGCTGCAAACGAGCTCATAGATCACAACAGAAACCGCCTTGGCAAGAAGCTTGTAAGCACCAAAGAAGCAGGCGAAGAGATAGTGTTTCTAGAATCAAACGATGAGAGTATGGAAGCCAGCAAGATAGCAAAGCATATAAAAGATCTCTTAAATAAAGGCGTAGATGCAAGCGATATAGCCGTTTTGTACCGCATAAACGCCCTTTCTCGCTCGCTTGAAGAGGGTCTTAATAAAGAAAAAATCCCTTACAAAATGGTCGGTGGAGTGAAATTTTATGAAAGAGCCGAAGTTAAAGACGTCATCAGCTACTTAAGGCTTATCACAAATGAAAACGATGATTTTTCAATCAAGCGTATCATAAATCGCCCTAAACGAGGACTTGGCAAAGTAAGTCTAGCCAAAATAGAAAAGATAGCCTACGAAAACAAAATTTCCATTTTTGAAGCGATTTTAAATTTAGATGAAAAAGATGAAGCGTTTAGCAAAAAGATCGTATCCGCACTTAACGAATTTGTCCTAAATTTAAAAGATCTGAAAGAGTGCGCCTCTTTATATGAGCTTATAGATAAGCTTGAGGCGAAATTCGGTATCAAAAAATACTACGAAAGCCTGCCTGACGGAGCTGAAAGAGTAGCAAACATCGATGAATTTTATGCGATGATAAAAGATCAGATAAAGCAAAATCCGAATTTCGAGCTTGAAGAATTTTTAAACGAACTAACTCTTCAAAGCGAGCAAGACGGTATAAGCGAAGACGCCATATCAATCATGAGCATACACGCAAGCAAAGGGCTTGAATTTGATCATCTTTTCGTAATCGGTCTTGAGGAGGGATTTTTCCCGCTAATCGGCGAAGGAAGCGACATAGAAGAGGAGCGAAGACTGGCTTACGTAGCCATAACAAGAGCAAAAAAAACGCTCACGTTAAGCTGCGTAAATTCAAGATTTTACAAAGGGCAGCGCACAAGGCTTGAAAGAAGTAGGTTTTTAAACGAAGCGGGCGTATGCTCCGGAAGCATTATAATCCAAACGCAAACTTCAAATGAATATAAAAAAGGCGATTTGGTAAAACATAAAATTTTTGGCATAGGTCGCGTTACAGGCGTTAGCAAAGTCAAAAAAGAGCTTAAACTCAGCATAAATTTCGGCGGCATAGAGCGTGATATCATGTCAAGCTTCGTTGAAAAAGTCGTATGA
- a CDS encoding LysR family transcriptional regulator has product MINDFSKIYTFMEIVKERSFSKASKSLGISQPAVTLQIKKLEEILKVTLIMRKKNGIILTREGEKFYKLCLRFENAMFRFKDEISHIKNDKAPLVISTTQLIGETFMPLMLDKISEVIDAELDIRIKEQNELIAHLKDRRSDICIVLEQSLDENLITKKLFDYEIILVSNKKLVDSVKLEELYKFKFIKDRTKSYLNDFFSKYGINYADLKSAYLLDGSIMVQRAILNNFADDYVTFVPRFLVEEHIKSGKLFEIKMNKIKLIRTVYAAALKENEDVLNNFIKIKNGFEF; this is encoded by the coding sequence ATGATTAACGATTTTAGTAAAATTTATACCTTCATGGAGATAGTCAAAGAAAGAAGCTTCTCAAAGGCTTCAAAATCCCTTGGTATCTCTCAACCGGCAGTTACTTTACAGATCAAAAAGCTTGAAGAAATCTTAAAAGTAACTCTTATAATGCGCAAGAAAAACGGAATAATCTTAACCAGAGAGGGTGAGAAATTTTACAAACTCTGTCTTCGCTTTGAAAATGCAATGTTTAGGTTTAAGGATGAAATTTCTCATATCAAAAACGATAAAGCGCCTCTTGTTATCTCAACTACACAGCTCATAGGCGAGACTTTTATGCCGCTTATGCTTGATAAAATTTCAGAAGTGATTGACGCCGAGCTTGATATAAGGATAAAAGAGCAAAACGAACTGATCGCGCATTTAAAAGACAGAAGAAGCGATATCTGTATCGTCTTGGAGCAGTCGCTTGATGAGAATTTGATTACTAAAAAGCTCTTTGACTACGAAATTATCTTGGTTTCAAACAAAAAACTCGTAGATAGCGTTAAGCTTGAGGAGCTTTATAAATTTAAATTTATTAAAGACAGAACCAAGTCTTATCTAAACGACTTTTTTAGCAAATACGGCATCAATTACGCTGATTTGAAAAGCGCTTATTTGCTTGACGGCTCGATAATGGTTCAGCGTGCGATACTAAACAACTTTGCAGATGATTATGTAACGTTTGTGCCGAGATTTTTGGTTGAAGAGCATATTAAAAGCGGAAAGCTGTTTGAAATTAAAATGAACAAGATAAAGCTTATAAGAACGGTTTATGCTGCTGCTCTCAAAGAAAATGAAGACGTCTTGAATAACTTTATAAAGATTAAAAACGGTTTTGAGTTTTGA
- a CDS encoding TonB-dependent hemoglobin/transferrin/lactoferrin family receptor translates to MGKLKFSLVALAILGMGLNLQGEDKNVDQVELGGVTITDSPEEDPLQKKVGEIKKSDKTLSKQQISDTKDLVKYETGVSVVETGRFGASGYAIRGVDENRVAITIDGLHQAETLSSQGFKEIFEGYGNFNNTRNGVEIETVKEVSIAKGANSVKTGSGALGGSVMFETKDARDFLLKKDYFYGYKGGVSTADDQRLHSHTLAARYKWFDILFITTKRRHHETKNYGYDSYDDSIVGREREKADPYYIKKHSNLIKVGFQPHEEHRFGFAIDDYENISKGHDYSYTLSPKSITGFDFPQKLGQRHTTDTTTRKNFSMTYENFTETPLWDSVKFTYSNQKIKTRARTEEFCRGSDCAEIANPIGLNVQNGKVVDKHGKDVTLTKDGAGGLSVLTDSTGKRHSSGFNLKNVNEYLFDCSVYDCSKDITLYENPPYGDPNIKGHNIDLSKGVTEITGKDGKKYKFSVTEEKQGGKIYKKIKATHKFINGFGKEVEANTNKFSTLTPGSKGYLERDWKERDLNTDTKQFNLDFTKEFTIFSMDHSLSYGGLYARGKKEMVNRQGYDATAPAWWTDDFKDCKGTGFNGLKCPKVEPETSFLIPVKNENGAFYVADEVQINDYVGIDLGYRYDKIKYTPEYIPGVSPKVPDDMVKGLFIPLKPVPPIKPAPSILEKPFPWEPKYRGKPDLYQKDLKAYNDKVAEHEKSKAEAAKVEQENKLNPQKNIEYFSRPREFKSSSYSLGFTLDPLDFIRIQTKYSKGFRAPTHEELYLAFKHPDFTIKPNVNLQPEIAKTKEIALTFHQNSSFISFSTFKTDYANFLDLKFLGVERKNAGNNVNSGLDFDIYQNVNRQKAKVGGIEINSKLNLGDVFEPFKGFHVGYKLTKQKGKILTDEDGLVPMNAIQPRTSVYNIGYASKNDKFGADLYITDVSAKKPQDTYNMFWRNEKPGNPPSARDYINGRLVTDYRSHWLSTKYTTIDIIAYTKPIKNLTLRLGAYNLTDEKYITWESARSIRSFGTTNMVRKSDGLGINRFNAPGRNFKFTFEFTF, encoded by the coding sequence ATGGGAAAACTTAAATTTTCATTAGTCGCTCTAGCCATCTTGGGAATGGGCTTAAATTTACAAGGGGAGGACAAAAATGTAGATCAAGTGGAGTTAGGAGGGGTAACTATAACAGATAGTCCTGAAGAAGATCCTTTACAAAAGAAAGTCGGAGAGATCAAAAAAAGTGATAAAACTCTATCAAAACAGCAAATTTCAGATACAAAAGACTTAGTGAAGTATGAAACAGGAGTAAGCGTAGTTGAAACAGGAAGATTTGGCGCAAGCGGATATGCTATACGCGGAGTTGATGAAAACCGTGTCGCTATAACTATAGACGGACTTCATCAGGCTGAAACTTTAAGCTCGCAAGGCTTTAAAGAGATTTTTGAAGGATACGGAAATTTCAACAATACAAGAAACGGAGTTGAAATAGAAACCGTCAAAGAGGTATCTATAGCAAAAGGTGCTAACTCTGTAAAAACCGGTTCAGGAGCGCTTGGTGGCTCTGTAATGTTTGAAACAAAAGACGCTAGGGACTTCCTGCTTAAAAAAGATTATTTTTACGGATACAAAGGCGGAGTTTCAACAGCAGATGATCAGAGATTGCACTCCCACACTCTTGCTGCCAGATACAAATGGTTTGATATTTTATTTATAACAACAAAAAGAAGGCATCATGAAACCAAAAACTACGGGTATGATTCTTACGATGATTCAATAGTAGGAAGAGAAAGAGAAAAAGCCGACCCTTACTATATAAAAAAACATAGCAATCTTATCAAAGTAGGCTTTCAACCGCATGAAGAGCATAGATTTGGATTTGCTATAGATGACTATGAAAATATTTCAAAAGGGCATGATTATTCTTACACACTTAGTCCAAAATCAATTACTGGCTTTGATTTTCCACAGAAACTAGGTCAAAGACATACTACGGATACGACTACAAGAAAAAATTTTAGTATGACATATGAAAATTTTACCGAAACTCCTTTATGGGATAGCGTTAAATTTACATACTCTAATCAAAAGATCAAAACCAGAGCCAGAACAGAGGAATTTTGTAGAGGTAGCGATTGTGCAGAAATAGCAAATCCAATAGGGCTAAATGTACAAAACGGAAAAGTAGTAGACAAACACGGAAAAGATGTAACATTAACAAAAGACGGTGCGGGAGGGCTATCGGTTCTTACGGACTCAACCGGCAAAAGACATAGTTCCGGCTTTAACTTAAAAAACGTAAACGAATATTTATTTGACTGCTCCGTTTACGACTGCTCTAAAGATATAACATTATATGAAAATCCTCCATATGGAGATCCAAATATCAAAGGTCATAATATCGATTTGTCAAAAGGTGTTACGGAAATAACAGGAAAGGATGGTAAAAAATATAAATTTAGCGTTACTGAAGAAAAACAAGGCGGAAAGATATATAAAAAGATAAAAGCTACACATAAATTTATTAACGGATTTGGAAAAGAGGTTGAAGCAAATACAAATAAATTCTCAACGCTGACTCCCGGCTCAAAAGGCTATCTAGAGAGAGACTGGAAAGAAAGAGATCTTAATACTGACACTAAGCAATTTAATCTTGATTTTACAAAAGAATTTACAATATTTTCAATGGATCATAGTCTTTCTTATGGCGGATTATACGCAAGAGGTAAAAAGGAGATGGTTAATAGGCAGGGATATGACGCTACTGCTCCTGCTTGGTGGACAGATGATTTTAAAGACTGCAAAGGAACAGGATTTAATGGTCTAAAATGCCCAAAAGTTGAACCTGAAACATCTTTTCTAATTCCCGTTAAAAATGAAAATGGTGCATTTTATGTAGCGGATGAAGTGCAGATAAACGACTATGTCGGTATTGATTTAGGCTATAGATATGACAAAATAAAATATACCCCCGAATACATTCCTGGAGTATCTCCAAAAGTACCCGATGATATGGTAAAAGGGTTATTTATACCTCTAAAACCCGTTCCTCCGATTAAGCCTGCGCCAAGTATTCTTGAAAAACCATTTCCTTGGGAGCCAAAATATAGAGGCAAGCCGGATTTATACCAAAAAGATTTAAAAGCTTACAATGATAAAGTAGCAGAACATGAAAAATCAAAAGCAGAAGCGGCAAAAGTAGAGCAAGAAAACAAACTAAATCCACAAAAAAATATAGAATATTTCTCTAGACCAAGAGAATTTAAAAGCAGTTCATACTCATTGGGATTTACACTTGACCCACTTGATTTTATAAGAATTCAAACAAAATATTCAAAAGGATTTAGAGCGCCTACTCACGAAGAGCTTTACTTGGCCTTTAAACATCCCGACTTTACTATAAAACCAAATGTTAATCTACAGCCTGAAATAGCAAAGACAAAGGAGATAGCACTAACTTTTCATCAAAATTCAAGCTTTATATCTTTTAGCACATTTAAAACAGATTATGCAAATTTTCTAGATCTTAAATTTTTAGGAGTCGAAAGAAAAAATGCCGGAAACAATGTAAATAGTGGACTTGACTTTGATATATACCAAAATGTAAACAGACAAAAAGCCAAAGTAGGCGGCATAGAGATAAATTCTAAGCTAAATTTAGGAGATGTATTTGAACCTTTCAAAGGATTCCATGTAGGCTATAAATTAACAAAGCAAAAAGGTAAAATTTTAACCGATGAAGATGGTCTTGTGCCTATGAATGCTATTCAGCCTAGAACATCTGTATACAATATAGGCTATGCTTCTAAAAACGATAAATTTGGGGCCGATTTATATATCACGGATGTTTCTGCTAAAAAACCTCAAGATACTTACAATATGTTTTGGCGAAATGAAAAACCAGGCAATCCTCCTAGCGCAAGAGATTATATAAACGGAAGACTGGTAACAGACTATAGATCTCACTGGCTAAGCACTAAATACACAACAATAGATATCATAGCTTACACAAAACCTATAAAAAATCTTACATTAAGACTTGGCGCATACAATCTTACCGATGAAAAATATATAACATGGGAATCAGCTCGTTCTATACGCTCTTTTGGAACTACAAACATGGTCAGGAAAAGCGATGGACTTGGCATTAACAGATTCAATGCCCCGGGAAGAAACTTCAAATTTACATTTGAATTTACGTTTTAG
- a CDS encoding M3 family oligoendopeptidase — MTSWDLKPLFKNEKELEKSALNLKKECEKFEKTYSDKFANLNTNEFLKAFGEYEKLLAKISKVATYAFLVFAKDTSKGAFYAKFEEIATKAQENLLFFEIKFNEFEDKKQQEIIKASKTHGYYLSNLAKSKAHQLSLKEEQVLLRTANTGRDGFARLFDETMSNLKFKFKNELLSEEQILSKLHDKDRNVRKLAAKSLSDTLAKNQHLLGYIYNMIKTSLKTSCELRKYKSAEEPRHESNQITKQSVDALIKTAEKNFNLVSKFYEKKRKILGYKKLYDYDRYAPLEGDGEYKFDKCKQIVLKAFNDFSPEFAKIAKRAFEEGWCDVYPTPNKRGGAFSHSGSSDAHPYVLLNHTDGRRDLFTLAHELGHAIHQHLSYKVGYLNSDTPLTTAETASVFCEMLVFDYIKKDLSDKDKISLLAGKIEDIFATLYRQINFTTFERRIHAYEGEISLEELNKIWLEESKKMFGKSVTLNDYYKIWWSYIPHFIHSPFYCYAYSYAQLLVLAIFGLYKSGKCKNFVEIYTEFLSLGGSMSPKDMVAKFGFDIESEKFWDIGIKEVKKLVDEFEELKC; from the coding sequence ATGACGAGTTGGGATCTAAAACCTCTTTTTAAGAATGAAAAAGAGCTTGAAAAATCAGCATTAAACTTAAAAAAAGAGTGTGAAAAATTTGAAAAAACTTATTCAGATAAATTTGCAAATTTAAACACAAATGAATTTTTAAAAGCGTTTGGCGAGTATGAAAAACTGCTTGCTAAAATTTCAAAAGTTGCGACTTATGCCTTTTTGGTATTTGCCAAAGACACTTCAAAAGGAGCGTTTTACGCTAAATTTGAAGAGATTGCCACAAAGGCTCAAGAAAATTTGCTCTTTTTTGAGATCAAATTTAACGAATTTGAAGATAAAAAACAACAAGAGATTATAAAAGCTTCAAAAACCCATGGATACTATTTAAGCAATCTCGCCAAGTCAAAGGCTCATCAGCTGAGCTTAAAAGAAGAGCAGGTCTTGCTTCGCACGGCAAATACGGGAAGAGACGGGTTTGCAAGACTATTTGACGAAACAATGAGTAATCTTAAATTTAAATTCAAAAATGAGCTTTTAAGCGAAGAGCAAATTTTAAGCAAGCTTCACGATAAAGATAGAAACGTGCGAAAGCTTGCGGCAAAATCATTAAGCGATACGCTAGCTAAAAATCAGCATTTGCTTGGATACATATATAATATGATAAAAACGAGCCTTAAGACAAGCTGCGAGCTACGCAAATACAAAAGCGCCGAAGAGCCAAGACACGAAAGCAACCAAATCACAAAGCAAAGCGTAGATGCGCTCATAAAAACAGCTGAAAAAAATTTTAATTTAGTTAGTAAATTTTATGAGAAGAAGCGTAAAATTTTAGGCTATAAAAAGCTTTATGATTACGATAGATACGCACCTCTTGAAGGAGACGGCGAGTATAAATTCGACAAATGCAAACAAATAGTTTTAAAAGCGTTTAACGACTTTAGTCCCGAATTTGCAAAGATCGCCAAAAGAGCATTTGAAGAAGGCTGGTGCGATGTCTATCCTACGCCAAACAAGCGCGGAGGAGCATTTAGTCACTCAGGCTCAAGCGACGCCCATCCTTATGTGCTGCTAAATCACACGGACGGCAGAAGAGATCTATTTACCTTGGCTCACGAGCTGGGTCATGCGATACATCAGCATTTATCTTATAAGGTAGGCTACTTAAATTCGGATACGCCGCTTACTACGGCCGAGACCGCATCGGTATTTTGCGAGATGCTTGTGTTTGACTACATCAAGAAAGATTTAAGCGATAAAGACAAAATTTCACTTCTAGCAGGAAAGATAGAAGATATATTTGCCACGCTTTATCGCCAGATAAATTTTACTACTTTCGAGCGCAGAATTCATGCGTATGAAGGTGAAATTTCACTTGAGGAGCTAAACAAAATTTGGCTTGAAGAGAGCAAAAAGATGTTTGGCAAAAGCGTTACCTTAAATGATTATTATAAAATTTGGTGGAGCTATATACCGCACTTCATACACTCACCGTTTTATTGTTATGCCTACTCTTATGCGCAGCTTTTAGTCCTTGCGATATTTGGACTTTACAAAAGCGGAAAATGTAAAAATTTCGTGGAAATTTATACTGAATTTTTAAGTCTTGGCGGAAGTATGAGCCCAAAAGATATGGTTGCAAAATTTGGTTTTGATATAGAGAGCGAAAAATTTTGGGATATCGGCATAAAAGAGGTTAAGAAGCTTGTTGATGAATTTGAGGAGTTAAAATGCTAG
- the sstT gene encoding serine/threonine transporter SstT, which yields MSAVCNMARKFADGNLIVQILIGILLGAVIGFWGNAQVVSGGESAELANKIINSISILGSLFVGALKAVAPILIFVLVATSIITKDFGNAKGMQKVVVLYLVSTFLAACVAVAASFLFPVELVLKGIESAAMSAPQNVVDVLKDLMFKIVQNPLQAIATGNYIGIIAWAVGGGIAMRGCSAETKKVFSDVSDGVTKIVRFVIRLAPFGIFGLVAISIHETGFEALKGYFKLIAVLVGAMLVVAFIVNPIIAFVVTKKNPFPLIMTCIKESAVTAFFTRSSAANIPVNIALCKKLGLKEELYSISIPLGATINMAGAAVTISILALAAVNSIPDITVTFGDALLLSFISAIGACGASGVAGGSLLLVPLACALFGISNDIAMQVVAIGFIIGVIQDSVETAVNSSSDVVFTAIASQTTE from the coding sequence ATGAGTGCAGTTTGCAATATGGCAAGAAAATTTGCCGACGGAAACCTAATCGTTCAAATTCTAATCGGAATTCTTCTGGGCGCCGTTATAGGCTTTTGGGGTAATGCCCAAGTTGTTTCGGGCGGCGAATCTGCCGAACTTGCTAATAAAATCATAAATTCCATCTCGATACTTGGAAGTTTATTTGTAGGTGCTTTAAAGGCAGTTGCTCCCATCTTGATCTTCGTTCTTGTGGCAACTTCGATCATCACCAAAGACTTTGGCAACGCAAAAGGCATGCAAAAAGTCGTTGTTTTATATCTTGTTAGTACATTTTTAGCAGCTTGCGTTGCGGTTGCGGCTAGTTTTCTTTTCCCTGTCGAACTTGTGCTAAAAGGGATTGAGAGTGCTGCCATGAGCGCACCTCAAAACGTAGTTGATGTCTTAAAAGATCTTATGTTTAAGATAGTTCAAAACCCTCTTCAAGCTATAGCTACGGGTAACTATATAGGCATCATCGCTTGGGCTGTTGGCGGCGGTATAGCTATGAGAGGATGCTCGGCGGAGACTAAAAAAGTATTTTCAGACGTAAGCGATGGAGTTACTAAGATAGTAAGATTTGTTATTCGTTTAGCACCTTTTGGTATCTTTGGACTTGTTGCTATCAGCATACACGAAACAGGATTTGAGGCTCTTAAAGGCTACTTCAAGCTAATCGCCGTTCTAGTAGGAGCAATGCTTGTGGTTGCGTTTATCGTTAATCCAATTATAGCTTTTGTAGTAACCAAGAAAAATCCTTTCCCTCTTATCATGACTTGCATCAAAGAAAGTGCCGTAACGGCGTTTTTCACAAGAAGCTCGGCTGCAAACATCCCTGTAAATATCGCGCTTTGCAAAAAACTTGGCCTTAAAGAGGAGCTTTACTCTATCTCTATACCGCTTGGAGCTACTATAAATATGGCCGGAGCTGCCGTTACTATAAGTATCCTTGCGCTTGCCGCCGTTAATTCGATCCCTGATATAACGGTAACATTCGGAGACGCCTTGCTTCTTAGCTTTATTTCGGCTATCGGAGCTTGCGGAGCTTCTGGTGTTGCGGGCGGATCGCTTCTTCTTGTGCCTCTTGCTTGCGCACTTTTTGGAATTTCAAACGATATCGCGATGCAAGTAGTTGCGATAGGATTTATCATCGGAGTTATACAAGACTCGGTTGAAACTGCGGTAAATAGCTCTTCTGACGTTGTATTTACGGCTATCGCTTCACAAACTACAGAATAA
- the metK gene encoding methionine adenosyltransferase: MYLFTSEVVSPGHPDKCADIIADSIVDTILTQDPNGRVASEVFVAGKNVIIGGEINSKVKLSFKDYEAIVKHALAKIGYDGKSNFTKEQCLHPDDIEVNVCINQQSSDINQGVDQASGEIGAGDQGIMFGFASCEASEYMPAAITYARMLCDKVYKFAKANPDKLGVDIKTQVTIDYGTKDNFENCKPESIHTIVVSAPCVETMKIEELRALVQELIDGSNLPKELYKKEKTLIYINPTGRYVNHSSLHDSGLTGRKLIVDSFGGYAPIGGGAQSSKDYTKVDRSGLYAARWIAKNIVAAGLAKKCIVQLSYAIGVAKPTSVSVDTMGTHIEGVNDDKLSAFVSENFSLTPRWIKDKFGLDKPGKDTFLYAKVAAKGQVGNAKYPWEKLDAIDTFKALIK; encoded by the coding sequence ATGTATCTATTTACATCTGAAGTCGTAAGCCCGGGGCATCCCGATAAATGCGCAGATATCATAGCAGATAGCATCGTGGATACCATCTTGACTCAAGATCCAAACGGAAGAGTCGCAAGCGAGGTTTTTGTAGCGGGCAAAAATGTAATAATCGGCGGAGAGATAAATTCGAAAGTAAAATTAAGTTTTAAGGATTATGAAGCCATAGTCAAACATGCGCTGGCTAAAATAGGGTATGACGGCAAGTCAAATTTCACTAAAGAGCAGTGTTTGCACCCTGATGATATAGAAGTTAATGTTTGCATTAATCAGCAAAGTAGCGATATTAATCAAGGCGTAGATCAAGCTAGCGGCGAGATAGGGGCAGGCGATCAGGGCATAATGTTTGGTTTTGCAAGTTGCGAAGCGAGCGAATATATGCCCGCGGCTATTACTTACGCAAGAATGCTTTGCGATAAGGTGTATAAATTTGCCAAGGCAAATCCCGACAAGCTCGGAGTTGATATCAAAACTCAGGTTACTATTGATTACGGCACTAAGGATAACTTTGAAAATTGTAAGCCCGAAAGCATACATACCATAGTGGTTTCAGCTCCTTGTGTAGAGACAATGAAGATAGAAGAGCTTAGAGCTCTTGTACAAGAACTTATAGACGGCTCAAATTTGCCAAAAGAACTTTACAAAAAAGAAAAGACACTTATTTATATAAACCCTACAGGCAGATACGTAAATCACAGCTCGCTTCACGATAGCGGCCTAACGGGTCGCAAGCTTATCGTAGATAGCTTTGGCGGATACGCTCCGATAGGAGGCGGCGCTCAGAGCTCAAAAGACTATACGAAAGTTGATCGTAGCGGACTGTATGCTGCTAGATGGATAGCTAAAAATATCGTTGCTGCAGGACTTGCTAAAAAGTGCATAGTGCAGCTAAGCTATGCTATCGGAGTTGCTAAGCCTACTTCCGTTAGCGTAGATACTATGGGAACGCATATAGAAGGCGTAAATGACGATAAATTATCTGCTTTTGTAAGCGAAAATTTCTCTTTGACTCCACGCTGGATAAAGGATAAATTTGGACTTGATAAACCCGGCAAAGATACGTTTTTATATGCAAAGGTAGCCGCAAAAGGGCAGGTCGGAAATGCTAAGTATCCTTGGGAGAAACTTGACGCGATAGATACGTTTAAAGCTTTGATTAAATAA